One Chitinophagales bacterium genomic window carries:
- the trpF gene encoding N-(5'-phosphoribosyl)anthranilate isomerase: MKIKVCGITRQNDLQALSLSDQPVDFVGFVFYPPSPRYVAHEMPSLARIPKGIATQRVGVFVNESLSRVEELARSYAFQLVQLHGQESAAYCQRLRQSFRVIKAFNVDAGFDFETLSSYASCCDYFLFDARGKLPGGNRIAFDWSLLQKYRLHVPFFLSGGISPVHTRQLLSFSHPSFFGVDINSGFEIAPGSKDIQAIRNFVKQLRQQV, translated from the coding sequence ATGAAAATCAAAGTGTGTGGCATCACACGGCAAAATGACTTGCAGGCGCTGAGCCTGTCAGATCAGCCTGTTGATTTTGTAGGATTTGTTTTTTATCCGCCTTCACCGCGCTATGTGGCGCATGAAATGCCCTCACTTGCCCGCATACCGAAGGGTATTGCTACCCAGCGGGTGGGTGTTTTTGTGAATGAAAGCCTCAGCCGTGTGGAAGAGCTCGCCCGCAGCTATGCCTTTCAACTGGTTCAGTTGCATGGTCAGGAGTCTGCAGCATATTGTCAGCGTCTGCGGCAGTCATTCCGGGTGATAAAAGCTTTTAACGTGGATGCCGGTTTTGATTTTGAAACGCTGTCATCTTATGCTTCATGCTGCGATTATTTTCTCTTTGATGCCCGAGGTAAATTACCCGGAGGTAACCGGATTGCTTTTGACTGGAGTCTTTTGCAGAAATATCGTTTGCATGTGCCTTTTTTTCTCAGCGGAGGGATCAGTCCTGTGCACACACGGCAGTTATTATCTTTTTCGCATCCCTCTTTTTTCGGTGTGGATATTAATTCAGGTTTTGAAATTGCTCCGGGGAGCAAAGACATTCAGGCCATCCGGAATTTTGTAAAACAACTCCGCCAGCAGGTATGA
- the trpB gene encoding tryptophan synthase beta chain yields the protein MKFKVSNQGFYGTFGGAYIPELLFHNVNELQRRYRSILRDKSFQREFHQLLKSYAGRPTPLFYAARLSDYFHTHIYLKREDLCHTGAHKINNAIGQALLAKRMGKSRIIAETGAGQHGVATATVCALLGLQCVVYMGKKDMERQQPNVLRMQMLGATVIAVDKGSMTLKDATNEAIRDWINHPDDTHYIIGSIVGPHPYPDMVARFQSVISREIRRQLQGLPRYVIACVGGGSNAAGAFWHFLDKPEVRLIGVEAAGKGVRSGQSAATIRLGRPGVIHGSKTLLMQTRDGQIREPYSVSAGLDYPGIGPLMAHLHVSGRATFLSATDKEALNAAALLARLEGVIPALESAHAIAALKKIQFRKMDKVVVCLSGRGDKDLETYRKYFSS from the coding sequence ATGAAATTTAAAGTCAGCAATCAGGGCTTTTATGGAACGTTCGGAGGAGCGTACATACCGGAGCTGCTGTTTCACAACGTAAATGAATTACAGAGGAGATATCGTTCTATCCTGCGGGACAAAAGCTTTCAGAGAGAGTTTCATCAGTTGTTGAAAAGCTATGCCGGCCGGCCTACTCCATTGTTTTATGCCGCCCGCCTGTCTGATTATTTCCACACGCATATTTATCTGAAACGAGAAGATCTGTGTCATACGGGTGCGCATAAAATCAATAACGCCATCGGGCAGGCTTTGCTGGCCAAAAGGATGGGCAAAAGCAGAATTATAGCCGAAACCGGAGCCGGGCAGCATGGAGTAGCAACGGCAACGGTGTGTGCTCTGCTGGGGTTGCAGTGTGTAGTGTATATGGGTAAAAAAGATATGGAAAGGCAGCAGCCTAATGTGTTGCGCATGCAAATGCTGGGAGCAACGGTCATTGCTGTGGATAAGGGAAGTATGACACTGAAAGACGCCACCAATGAGGCTATCCGTGACTGGATTAATCATCCTGACGATACCCATTACATTATTGGCTCCATTGTGGGGCCGCATCCCTATCCTGACATGGTAGCCCGGTTTCAGTCTGTGATCAGCCGGGAAATACGCAGGCAATTGCAGGGCTTACCCCGATATGTCATTGCATGTGTGGGCGGAGGCAGCAATGCGGCCGGAGCATTCTGGCATTTTTTGGATAAACCTGAGGTGCGTCTCATCGGAGTAGAGGCTGCCGGAAAAGGAGTGCGTTCCGGACAGTCAGCGGCAACCATACGTCTGGGCAGGCCGGGTGTAATACATGGCAGCAAGACCCTTCTAATGCAAACCCGTGACGGTCAAATCAGGGAGCCGTATTCTGTTTCAGCAGGCCTTGACTATCCCGGCATCGGACCGCTGATGGCGCATCTGCATGTCAGTGGCCGGGCAACCTTTTTATCTGCCACCGATAAAGAAGCCCTGAATGCAGCTGCATTGCTGGCCCGCCTGGAAGGTGTTATCCCTGCGCTGGAGTCGGCTCATGCGATTGCTGCATTAAAAAAAATACAGTTTCGGAAGATGGATAAAGTAGTGGTGTGTTTATCCGGAAGAGGCGATAAAGATTTGGAGACTTACAGGAAATATTTTTCCTCATGA
- the trpE gene encoding anthranilate synthase component I translates to MLADTYTPVGVYARLREHFPVSCLLESSDYHTSENSRSFICADPIASIVLTSDSVHLLISGQPVKNISLKQGVSVAEVTDNLLRSFQRKEPLAAVAYDGFFGYTCYDAVQHFEAIQFKGNSAQDIPLLQYHMFRYVLVFNHFSEELFVFSNNLNGPAENPALIQDIIRNKNFRPYPFRAEKKVKADMTDETFLDRVRQGQRHCQRGDVFQVVLSRRFSQSFEGDDFNVYRALRSINPSPYLFYFDFGSFRIFGSSPEAQLIIKNNKAYINPIAGTFRRTGNDEEDRQLAARLLQDPKENAEHVMLVDLARNDLSVYCRNVQVERFREIQFYSHVIHLVSTVSGELAEGAMAFELFSKTFPAGTLTGAPKIRAMQIIDSCEPQLRGYYGGALGMIGLDGSMNQAITIRSFLSCKNTLFYQAGAGVVIDSEPEAELQEVHNKLGALRKAIEEAENIAL, encoded by the coding sequence ATGCTTGCTGACACCTACACTCCGGTGGGTGTGTATGCCCGCCTACGCGAGCATTTCCCGGTGTCCTGTTTGCTGGAAAGTTCGGACTATCATACGTCTGAAAACAGTCGTTCCTTTATTTGTGCTGACCCGATTGCTTCTATAGTGCTTACCTCGGACTCTGTTCACCTGCTCATCAGCGGACAACCCGTGAAAAACATATCCCTGAAGCAGGGTGTTTCAGTAGCCGAGGTGACGGATAATCTGTTGCGCAGCTTTCAGCGTAAAGAACCGCTCGCTGCGGTGGCGTATGATGGATTTTTCGGATATACATGTTATGATGCCGTGCAGCATTTTGAGGCCATTCAGTTTAAGGGTAATTCTGCGCAAGACATTCCTCTGCTGCAATATCATATGTTTCGGTATGTTCTGGTGTTTAATCACTTCAGCGAAGAGCTGTTTGTATTTAGTAATAATCTGAACGGGCCGGCAGAAAACCCCGCTTTGATTCAGGATATTATCAGAAATAAAAATTTTCGCCCTTACCCTTTCAGGGCAGAGAAGAAGGTAAAAGCAGACATGACTGATGAAACTTTTCTGGACAGGGTAAGGCAGGGGCAACGGCATTGTCAGCGGGGCGATGTGTTTCAGGTTGTTTTGTCACGCAGGTTCAGCCAGTCTTTTGAGGGGGATGATTTTAATGTTTACCGGGCTTTGCGCTCCATCAATCCTTCTCCTTACCTGTTTTATTTTGATTTCGGCAGTTTCCGCATTTTTGGCTCCTCCCCCGAAGCTCAGCTCATTATTAAAAACAATAAAGCCTATATCAATCCGATTGCGGGCACCTTCAGACGTACAGGAAATGACGAAGAGGATCGTCAGCTTGCTGCCAGACTCCTGCAGGATCCGAAAGAGAATGCCGAGCATGTCATGCTGGTGGATTTGGCCAGAAATGACCTTTCTGTTTATTGCCGGAATGTACAAGTAGAGCGGTTCAGGGAAATTCAGTTTTATTCTCATGTGATTCATCTTGTTTCCACCGTGTCCGGAGAGCTTGCCGAGGGCGCCATGGCCTTTGAGTTGTTCAGCAAGACGTTTCCGGCAGGAACGCTGACAGGTGCGCCTAAAATCAGGGCTATGCAAATTATTGATAGTTGCGAGCCGCAGCTAAGAGGTTATTACGGTGGAGCTTTGGGTATGATAGGGCTGGACGGAAGCATGAATCAAGCGATTACAATACGTTCGTTTCTCAGCTGCAAAAACACGCTTTTCTATCAGGCTGGTGCCGGTGTGGTCATTGACTCCGAACCTGAGGCCGAGCTCCAGGAAGTGCATAATAAACTGGGGGCGCTGAGAAAGGCTATTGAGGAAGCCGAAAATATCGCTTTATGA
- the trpC gene encoding indole-3-glycerol phosphate synthase produces MSILEEIRKHKIREVAERKELYPVKLLERSMYFKERPVSLRKYLLRKDLCGIIAEFKRQSPSRGVINRYARAAEVCHGYMQAGASALSVLTDTKYFGGSADDLQAARKFNYCPILRKDFILDEYQIIEARSMGADVVLLIAALLDKKEMHKLAKFAVSLGMEVLAEFHSHEELGKLNPYIQHVGVNNRDLKTFDVNLTTAYELAEHIPDDFIKIAESGIEEATTVFALRKAGYHGFLIGEYFMRQPDPAAACARFIQDVRNYENIRP; encoded by the coding sequence ATGAGTATTCTTGAAGAAATAAGAAAACATAAAATCCGGGAAGTAGCCGAGCGAAAGGAGCTCTATCCGGTAAAGCTGCTTGAGCGCAGCATGTATTTTAAAGAACGTCCTGTTTCCCTGCGTAAATATCTGCTGCGCAAAGACCTTTGCGGCATCATAGCCGAATTTAAAAGGCAATCGCCCTCTAGGGGGGTGATTAACCGCTATGCACGGGCAGCCGAAGTTTGCCATGGCTACATGCAAGCCGGAGCTTCAGCGCTCAGTGTACTCACAGATACAAAGTATTTTGGCGGCAGTGCAGACGACCTGCAGGCAGCCAGAAAGTTCAACTATTGTCCCATATTGCGCAAAGATTTTATCCTGGATGAATATCAGATCATTGAAGCACGCTCCATGGGAGCAGATGTCGTTTTGCTAATTGCCGCTTTGCTGGATAAAAAAGAAATGCACAAGCTGGCAAAATTTGCCGTCTCTCTGGGTATGGAAGTGCTTGCCGAATTTCACAGCCATGAAGAATTGGGCAAGCTGAACCCCTACATCCAACATGTGGGTGTAAACAATCGTGATCTGAAAACTTTTGATGTGAATCTGACTACGGCATATGAACTTGCCGAACATATTCCTGATGATTTTATCAAAATAGCTGAAAGCGGCATTGAAGAAGCAACTACAGTATTTGCGCTGAGAAAAGCCGGCTATCATGGCTTTCTGATAGGAGAATACTTCATGCGTCAGCCTGATCCGGCTGCTGCCTGCGCCCGGTTTATTCAGGACGTGCGCAACTATGAAAATATCAGGCCATGA
- the trpD gene encoding anthranilate phosphoribosyltransferase, with protein MRPVKDILQQLLNCHTLAYEEARECMMRIAGNELNEAQTAAFLTIFMMRPITVNELLGFRQAITELCVRVDLSAYEPLDVCGTGGDGRNTFNISTLTAFVAAGAGIKVAKHGNYGVSSVSGSSNVMEYFGYRFSDAESKLKKELEEAGICFLHAPLFHPALKAVAPVRKQLGVRTFFNMLGPLVNPCNPPVQVSGVFSFELQRIYNYILQREKERYTVLISTDGYDEISLTAPVKICTPAGEQLLSPEAMGFEKIVPDFLYGGKTIAEAANIFSDVLNNSCTEAQRQVVVANAAVAIHCYYPEKGYAESRAMAEESLLSGKAKKVFEKLLSMQP; from the coding sequence GTGAGACCGGTTAAAGACATTTTACAGCAACTGCTCAACTGTCATACGCTTGCGTATGAAGAAGCGCGGGAGTGTATGATGCGCATAGCAGGCAATGAGCTGAATGAAGCTCAAACTGCTGCTTTCCTCACCATTTTTATGATGCGCCCTATCACTGTAAATGAGTTGCTGGGCTTTCGCCAGGCCATCACCGAGTTGTGTGTGCGTGTGGATTTATCTGCTTACGAGCCTCTGGATGTTTGCGGCACAGGCGGTGACGGACGTAATACGTTCAATATTTCTACCCTAACGGCTTTTGTAGCTGCAGGAGCCGGCATTAAGGTGGCCAAGCATGGCAACTACGGAGTATCGTCTGTCAGCGGTTCATCCAATGTCATGGAGTATTTCGGATATCGCTTTTCGGATGCGGAATCCAAACTGAAAAAAGAATTGGAAGAGGCAGGCATCTGTTTTCTGCACGCTCCGTTGTTTCATCCTGCCCTTAAGGCAGTAGCACCGGTAAGAAAGCAACTGGGTGTAAGAACTTTTTTCAATATGCTTGGACCGCTGGTTAATCCATGCAACCCGCCAGTGCAGGTATCAGGAGTATTCAGCTTTGAGTTACAGCGGATCTATAATTATATTCTTCAGCGTGAAAAGGAAAGATATACCGTATTGATCAGCACGGATGGCTATGACGAAATATCGCTCACTGCTCCGGTGAAGATATGCACACCTGCCGGAGAACAGCTCCTGAGTCCCGAGGCAATGGGATTTGAAAAAATTGTTCCTGACTTTCTTTATGGCGGAAAAACTATCGCTGAGGCAGCAAATATTTTTTCGGATGTACTAAACAATAGCTGCACGGAAGCCCAGCGTCAGGTGGTAGTTGCCAATGCAGCCGTTGCCATTCATTGCTATTATCCGGAGAAAGGTTATGCGGAAAGCCGCGCCATGGCTGAAGAATCGCTCCTGTCAGGAAAGGCCAAGAAGGTTTTTGAAAAACTCCTCAGTATGCAACCATGA
- the pabA gene encoding aminodeoxychorismate/anthranilate synthase component II, translated as MKKVLVIDNYDSFTYNLVHLVHEVTGERPQVWRNDVFKLDAVAQFEYILLSPGPGLPSEAGLLEEVVKVYASVKKILGVCLGHQAIGEVFGAQLKNLSRVYHGKETPVKVIRPDHPLFENVQSPFAAGRYHSWVVNRETVPADLEVIAEDESGEIMALSHRTYKVWGVQFHPESVMTPAGKQIIHNWIYL; from the coding sequence ATGAAAAAAGTTCTCGTCATAGATAATTATGATTCATTCACCTACAATCTGGTGCATCTGGTGCATGAGGTTACCGGAGAGCGTCCACAGGTGTGGCGTAATGATGTTTTTAAACTGGATGCCGTAGCGCAGTTTGAGTATATCCTGCTTTCACCCGGTCCGGGGCTGCCTTCGGAAGCCGGATTGCTGGAAGAAGTGGTAAAAGTCTATGCTTCGGTAAAAAAAATCCTTGGGGTGTGTTTGGGTCATCAGGCAATCGGGGAAGTCTTCGGAGCACAGTTGAAAAATCTCTCCCGCGTGTATCATGGCAAGGAGACTCCAGTGAAAGTTATCCGCCCTGATCATCCTCTTTTTGAAAACGTGCAGTCGCCTTTTGCAGCTGGGCGCTATCACTCCTGGGTGGTAAACCGGGAAACCGTGCCTGCTGATCTGGAAGTAATTGCAGAAGATGAATCCGGGGAGATTATGGCACTAAGTCATCGCACATATAAGGTATGGGGAGTACAGTTTCACCCTGAATCGGTGATGACTCCGGCAGGAAAACAGATTATACATAACTGGATTTATCTGTGA